One part of the Apus apus isolate bApuApu2 chromosome 11, bApuApu2.pri.cur, whole genome shotgun sequence genome encodes these proteins:
- the CTRL gene encoding chymotrypsin-like protease CTRL-1 — protein MTCPQDLAAHSHVPTYLGHSRCQVARPHCPQLAEGSRGDLGPAWLQATRLPAAIKLVALGTEPHRPRMAFLWVVACLALASAVSGCGVPAVSPFLEQSERIVNGQNAVPGSWPWQVSLQSRTGSHFCGGSLISQYWVVTAAHCNFNPNAHVVVLGEYDLYSNAEPIQVKTVSRAITHPNWNPNTMNNDITLLRLSSPAQLGPRVSTVCLPPPNMAIPNNLQCVTTGWGRTNPNSQALATRLQQVTVPLIPTSQCMQYWGNRITSSMLCAGGVGASSCQGDSGGPLVYRSGSGWTLIGIVSWGTTNCDVRTPAIYTRVSNFRTWIDSVVARG, from the exons aTGACTTGTCCTCAAGACCTGGCAGCACATTCCCATGTCCCCACTTACCTGGGGCACAGTAGGTGCCAGGTGGCTCGTCCCCACTGCCCGCAGctggcagaaggcagcagggggGACCTTGGCCCTGCCTGGCTCCAAGCCACACGGCTCCCAGCTGCCATAAAGCTGGTGGCCCTGGGGACAGAGCCACATCGTCCCAGGATGGCGTTCCTGTGGGTCGTtgcctgcctggctctggcCAGCGCCGTCTCAG GCTGCGGGGTGCCTGCTGTCAGCCCCTTCCTGGAGCAGAGCGAGAGGATCGTCAATGGGCAGAACGCTGTGCCCGGCTCGTGGCcctggcaggtgtccctgcag AGCCGCACAGGATCCCATTTCTGCGGCGGCTCCTTGATCAGCCAGTACTGGGTTGTCACAGCCGCCCACTGCAACTTCAA CCCCAACGCTCACGTCGTCGTCCTCGGGGAGTATGACCTCTACTCCAACGCCGAGCCCATCCAAGTGAAGACCGTGAGCAGG GCCATCACACACCCCAACTGGAACCCCAACACCATGAACAACGACATCACGCTGCTGCGCCTCTCCTCGCCCGCGCAGCTGGGCCCCCGCGTCTCCACCGTCTGCCTGCCCCCCCCCAACATGGCCATACCCAACAACCTGCAGTGCGTCACCACCGGCTGGGGACGCACCAACCCCAACT CCCAAGCCCTGGCCACACGCCTGCAGCAGGTCACCGTGCCCTTGATCCCCACGAGCCAGTGCATGCAGTACTGGGGCAACAGGATCACCAGCTCCATGCTCTGCGCCGGTGGGGTTGGAGCCTCCTCCTGCCAG GGCGACTCCGGGGGACCCCTGGTTTACAGGAGCGGCAGCGGCTGGACCCTGATCGGCATCGTCTCCTGGGGAACCACCAACTGCGATGTCCGCACCCCGGCCATCTACACCCGCGTCAGCAACTTCCGCACCTGGATCGACTCCGTGGTCGCCCGGGGCTAG
- the EXOC3L1 gene encoding exocyst complex component 3-like protein isoform X1, giving the protein MGMSAEDQHAASPRDEEWPEVEKAEKLARGAALKWASGVFYRPENLEGLGQYRSRETQRNSSIQSRLKSTVQSYLEGVSVGLEQLRGAAREARSVCRELGAARWALLDCAELRQRLRPLRALGAEHLQLASVVQLLPQLFSVQEVCSHTLQLLRGQQLLEAHVELMMMEHLRDDILSQLHLRGLSSAQATVLSYFGGLQELNKSLAKQLWDIVGSSLRLVREDPVLFVTAVRIIEREEKIDNTLLLEGTFLPPGRPKGWRQKFYHVLQDTITGSLFHAARADAEGPGLARHLAALQKDIVSQLRVVKDLMVQCVPAHYDILNVCTATYHQTLSSHLQDILRENLDKQGLFLLLEWALHVYHSSEMMGHPDLLPEVDVSSLGPLMSPELVDQTERKYVVKVKASVLEWMQRTLEVEFKEWFREEEPETDHQGFFQSALPVIVMQMLNENIQVASLITESLQQKVYNMAMEELEAFLGRLRDALVRCGKEHQKDRALPKHYTSYLLAMLNNNLALSSSVSSLHPDSARREVPASLQAALDRTEKKACQLLLEELLLDLQPLCLQLPSRKWLSGSQLVSSMCEVIDKYTKDFSHLRKPVFTVLLMETELLVTSQYLRALMQKKMVCKSAEERGQLCQRLLQDATQLRELFCGLGLDRSQQSLEAIFALRELICLKDPALLSLEVLGFITKYPDISDEHISTLLDLRGDVSREVRHVVLEMMGQHPQVLPQSYRPIFSTILVPAPELPFCLGKGKCA; this is encoded by the exons ACGAGGAATGGCCGGAAgtggagaaggctgagaaacTGGCCAGGGGAGCTGCTCTGAAATGGGCTTCAGGGGTGTTTTACCGCCCAGAGAacctggaggggctggggcagtaCCGGAGCAGAGAGACACAGAGGAACAGCTCCATCCAGTCCCGCCTGAAG TCCACCGTGCAGTCCTACCTGGAGGGGGTCAGcgtggggctggagcagctgcgcggggcggcgcgggaGGCGCGGAGCGTGTGCCGGGAGCTGGGGGCCGCGCGCTGGGCCCTGCTGGACTGCGCCGAGCTCCGGCAGCGCCTGCGGCCCCTGCGGGCGCTGGGGGCCGAGCACCTGCAGCTGGCCTCGGTggtccagctgctgccccagctcttcTCGG TCCAGGAGGTTTGTTCCCATACCCTGCAACTGCTCcgtgggcagcagctcctggaggccCACGTAGAGCTCATGATGATGGAGCACCTCCGGGATGACATCCTCTCCCAGCTGCACCTCCGCGGGCTCTCCAGCGCCCAGGCAACCGTGCTGTCCTACTTTGGTGGCCTGCAGGAGCTCAACAAGAGCCTGGCCAAGCAGCTGTGGGACATCGTGGGCAGCAGCTTGAGGCTGGTGCGTGAGGACCCGGTTCTCTTTGTCACCGCTGTCAGGATCATCGAGCGGGAGGAGAAAATAGACAATACTCTGCTCCTGGAGGGCACCTTCCTGCCCCCTGGCCGCCCCAAGGGCTGGAGGCAGAAGTTTTATCACGTTCTTCAGGATACCATCACAGGATCCCTCTTCCACGCTGCCCGCGCGGACGCTGAGGGGCCAGGGCTGGCCAGGCACCTGGCAGCGCTGCAGAAGGACATCGTGTCCCAGCTGCGTGTGGTGAAGGATCTGATGGTCCAGTGTGTCCCAGCTCACTATGACATCCTCAACGTCTGCACCGCTACCTACCACCAGACCCtcagcagccacctccaggaCATCCTTCGAGAGAACCTGGACAAACAGgggctcttcctcctccttgagTGGGCTCTTCATGTGTATCACAG CTCAGAGATGATGGGTCACCCTGACCTTCTCCCAGAAGTCGATGTTTCTTCTCTGGGTCCCTTGATGTCCCCTGAGCTTGTGGATCAGACAGAGAGGAAATACGTGGTGAAAGTCAAG GCTAGTGTGCTCGAGTGGATGCAGAGGACCTTGGAGGTTGAGTTCAAGGAGTGGTTCAGGGAAGAGGAACCTGAGACAGACCATCAAGGTTTCTTCCAGTCAGCCCTGCCTGTCATTGTCATGCAG ATGCTGAATGAGAACATCCAGGTGGCCTCCTTGATCACTGAGTCTCTGCAGCAGAAGGTCTACAACATGGccatggaggagctggaggcatTTCTGGGCCG CCTGCGGGACGCCCTGGTGCGCTGCGGGAAGGAGCACCAGAAGGACCGAGCCCTGCCCAAGCACTACACCTCctacctgctggccatgctcaACAACAACCTGGCTCTCAG ctcctctgtctCCTCCCTGCACCCCGACTCTGCCCGCAGAGAAGTCCCCGCATCCCTCCAGGCTGCCCTAGACAGGACTGAGAAGAAggcctgccagctgctgctggaggagctgctcctggacCTGCAG cccctctgcctgcagctgccttccCGCAAGTGGCTCTCGGGGTCCCAGCTGGTCAGCAGCATGTGTGAAGTGATCGACAAGTACACCAAGGACTTCTCCCACCTCAGGAAACCCGTCTTCACC GTCCTGCTGATGGAGACCGAGCTCCTGGTGACCAGCCAGTACCTACGGGCACTCATGCAGAAGAAGATGGTTTGCAAGAGCGCGGAGGAGCGGGGCCAGCTCTGCCAGCGCCTGCTGCAGGACGCCACGCAGCTGCGGGAGCTCTTCTGTGGCCTG GGTCTGgacaggagccagcagagcctggaggcCATTTTTGCCCTGCGGGAGCTGATCTGCCTCAAGGACCCTgcactgctcagcctggaggtgctgggctTCATCACCAAGTACCCTGACATCAG TGACGAGCACATCTCCACCCTGCTGGATCTGCGGGGAGACGTCTCCAGGGAGGTGCGGCACGTGGTGCTGGAGATGATGgggcagcacccccaggtcctgccCCAGTCCTACAGGCCCATCTTCAGCACCATCCTGGTCCCTGCACCGGAGCTGCCCTTCTGCCTGGGCAAGGGCAAGTGTGCCTGA
- the EXOC3L1 gene encoding exocyst complex component 3-like protein isoform X2, with the protein MGMSAEDQHAASPRDEEWPEVEKAEKLARGAALKWASGVFYRPENLEGLGQYRSRETQRNSSIQSRLKSTVQSYLEGVSVGLEQLRGAAREARSVCRELGAARWALLDCAELRQRLRPLRALGAEHLQLASVVQLLPQLFSVQEVCSHTLQLLRGQQLLEAHVELMMMEHLRDDILSQLHLRGLSSAQATVLSYFGGLQELNKSLAKQLWDIVGSSLRLVREDPVLFVTAVRIIEREEKIDNTLLLEGTFLPPGRPKGWRQKFYHVLQDTITGSLFHAARADAEGPGLARHLAALQKDIVSQLRVVKDLMVQCVPAHYDILNVCTATYHQTLSSHLQDILRENLDKQGLFLLLEWALHVYHSSEMMGHPDLLPEVDVSSLGPLMSPELVDQTERKYVVKVKASVLEWMQRTLEVEFKEWFREEEPETDHQGFFQSALPVIVMQMLNENIQVASLITESLQQKVYNMAMEELEAFLGRLRDALVRCGKEHQKDRALPKHYTSYLLAMLNNNLALSSSVSSLHPDSARREVPASLQAALDRTEKKACQLLLEELLLDLQVLLMETELLVTSQYLRALMQKKMVCKSAEERGQLCQRLLQDATQLRELFCGLGLDRSQQSLEAIFALRELICLKDPALLSLEVLGFITKYPDISDEHISTLLDLRGDVSREVRHVVLEMMGQHPQVLPQSYRPIFSTILVPAPELPFCLGKGKCA; encoded by the exons ACGAGGAATGGCCGGAAgtggagaaggctgagaaacTGGCCAGGGGAGCTGCTCTGAAATGGGCTTCAGGGGTGTTTTACCGCCCAGAGAacctggaggggctggggcagtaCCGGAGCAGAGAGACACAGAGGAACAGCTCCATCCAGTCCCGCCTGAAG TCCACCGTGCAGTCCTACCTGGAGGGGGTCAGcgtggggctggagcagctgcgcggggcggcgcgggaGGCGCGGAGCGTGTGCCGGGAGCTGGGGGCCGCGCGCTGGGCCCTGCTGGACTGCGCCGAGCTCCGGCAGCGCCTGCGGCCCCTGCGGGCGCTGGGGGCCGAGCACCTGCAGCTGGCCTCGGTggtccagctgctgccccagctcttcTCGG TCCAGGAGGTTTGTTCCCATACCCTGCAACTGCTCcgtgggcagcagctcctggaggccCACGTAGAGCTCATGATGATGGAGCACCTCCGGGATGACATCCTCTCCCAGCTGCACCTCCGCGGGCTCTCCAGCGCCCAGGCAACCGTGCTGTCCTACTTTGGTGGCCTGCAGGAGCTCAACAAGAGCCTGGCCAAGCAGCTGTGGGACATCGTGGGCAGCAGCTTGAGGCTGGTGCGTGAGGACCCGGTTCTCTTTGTCACCGCTGTCAGGATCATCGAGCGGGAGGAGAAAATAGACAATACTCTGCTCCTGGAGGGCACCTTCCTGCCCCCTGGCCGCCCCAAGGGCTGGAGGCAGAAGTTTTATCACGTTCTTCAGGATACCATCACAGGATCCCTCTTCCACGCTGCCCGCGCGGACGCTGAGGGGCCAGGGCTGGCCAGGCACCTGGCAGCGCTGCAGAAGGACATCGTGTCCCAGCTGCGTGTGGTGAAGGATCTGATGGTCCAGTGTGTCCCAGCTCACTATGACATCCTCAACGTCTGCACCGCTACCTACCACCAGACCCtcagcagccacctccaggaCATCCTTCGAGAGAACCTGGACAAACAGgggctcttcctcctccttgagTGGGCTCTTCATGTGTATCACAG CTCAGAGATGATGGGTCACCCTGACCTTCTCCCAGAAGTCGATGTTTCTTCTCTGGGTCCCTTGATGTCCCCTGAGCTTGTGGATCAGACAGAGAGGAAATACGTGGTGAAAGTCAAG GCTAGTGTGCTCGAGTGGATGCAGAGGACCTTGGAGGTTGAGTTCAAGGAGTGGTTCAGGGAAGAGGAACCTGAGACAGACCATCAAGGTTTCTTCCAGTCAGCCCTGCCTGTCATTGTCATGCAG ATGCTGAATGAGAACATCCAGGTGGCCTCCTTGATCACTGAGTCTCTGCAGCAGAAGGTCTACAACATGGccatggaggagctggaggcatTTCTGGGCCG CCTGCGGGACGCCCTGGTGCGCTGCGGGAAGGAGCACCAGAAGGACCGAGCCCTGCCCAAGCACTACACCTCctacctgctggccatgctcaACAACAACCTGGCTCTCAG ctcctctgtctCCTCCCTGCACCCCGACTCTGCCCGCAGAGAAGTCCCCGCATCCCTCCAGGCTGCCCTAGACAGGACTGAGAAGAAggcctgccagctgctgctggaggagctgctcctggacCTGCAG GTCCTGCTGATGGAGACCGAGCTCCTGGTGACCAGCCAGTACCTACGGGCACTCATGCAGAAGAAGATGGTTTGCAAGAGCGCGGAGGAGCGGGGCCAGCTCTGCCAGCGCCTGCTGCAGGACGCCACGCAGCTGCGGGAGCTCTTCTGTGGCCTG GGTCTGgacaggagccagcagagcctggaggcCATTTTTGCCCTGCGGGAGCTGATCTGCCTCAAGGACCCTgcactgctcagcctggaggtgctgggctTCATCACCAAGTACCCTGACATCAG TGACGAGCACATCTCCACCCTGCTGGATCTGCGGGGAGACGTCTCCAGGGAGGTGCGGCACGTGGTGCTGGAGATGATGgggcagcacccccaggtcctgccCCAGTCCTACAGGCCCATCTTCAGCACCATCCTGGTCCCTGCACCGGAGCTGCCCTTCTGCCTGGGCAAGGGCAAGTGTGCCTGA